From the genome of Anabrus simplex isolate iqAnaSimp1 chromosome X, ASM4041472v1, whole genome shotgun sequence, one region includes:
- the LOC137503260 gene encoding uncharacterized protein, with translation MENHNLFARGKFLGKDGKLGLSERWKALTDILNSVPRGTVKDSKQWQVVWRDLKFSASKKAANIRRQRNATGNKPITATPLTAIELRVLEVIGFVYVEGSACPDSLPEEESLQIQLEAGDVSVLQALPQTHILKDVATPTVLSLEVVDTEIGNHEKKLEVPPELENSIEGRVCSEIPSPRTPTQSSGSRQYSVKKRKTPSRERIGVQLLEAREKFTVLQEDSNKTQMMIGEAAKQQAEAAMLMAKAALQQAENGRLQNETAERLIGVIENQSIVMERFLTVVEKINKYLD, from the exons ATGGAGAACCACAATCTTTTCGCTCGTGGAAAATTTCTAGGGAAAGATGGGAAACTAGGCCTAAGTGAAAGGTGGAAGGCTCTAACAGACATACTGAACAGTGTTCCCAGAGGAACTGTCAAGGACAGTAAACAGTGGCAAGTT GTTTGGAGGGATCTTAAGTTCTCTGCTTCTAAGAAAGCAGCCAATATCAGGCGCCAGAGAAATGCAACAGGAAATAAGCCCATCACTGCCACACCTCTTACAGCTATTGAGCTAAGGGTGTTGGAAGTGATTGGCTTTGTGTATGTGGAGGGATCTGCATGCCCTGATAGCTTGCCAGAAGAAGAG AGCCTACAAATTCAACTCGAGGCAGGGGATGTGTCAGTCCTACAGGCTCTTCCTCAAACACATATCTTGAAAGATGTGGCGACTCCTACAGTGCTATCACTGGAAGTGGTAGATACTGAGATTG GTAATCACGAAAAGAAATTAGAGGTGCCTCCTGAATTGGAAAATTCAATTGAAGGAAGGGTATGTTCAGAAATACCTTCACCACGAACTCCTACTCAAAGCTCAGGGTCACGGCAGTATT CTGTGAAGAAACGCAAGACTCCCAGTAGGGAGAGAATTGGAGTTCAATTGTTGGAGGCACGTGAGAAATTTACAGTCTTACAGGAAGATAGTAACAAAACTCAGATG ATGATTGGTGAAGCAGCAAAGCAGCAGGCTGAGGCAGCAATGCTTATGGCCAAGGCTGCGCTACAGCAGGCTGAAAATGGACGTCTGCAAAATGAAACAGCAGAGAGGCTGATTGGAGTGATTGAAAATCAATCTATAGTTATGGAGCGATTCCTGACTGTAgttgaaaaaattaataaatatcttgaCTAA
- the LOC137503178 gene encoding putative nuclease HARBI1 yields MTAEERYSAVQKFRDARQPFPGTLGAIDCTYLKIIAPKEHEEAYVNHWGDHTLNVQAICDPDLKILNINARYPGARHDAYVWSNSAARRAMERNFTYGERNTWLIGDDGYALEPWLMTPLKNEIRGTPRFQYNEELCAARSVVERLFGVLKGEFRCLSQQRQLMYDPVMSGMIANACAVLHNMRIAHRLDNAVDAVKEQGRIHRVNEEPLLGEEENANQRRAVAQRIQQSLINRHYGRH; encoded by the exons ATGACTGCAGAAGAACGCTATTCTGCGGTTCAGAAGTTCCGAGATGCTCGGCAGCCCTTTCCAGGCACTCTTGGTGCTATAGACTGcacatatttgaaaatcatagcACCGAAAGAGCATGAGGAAGCTTATGTAAATCATTGGGGTGACCATACACTGAATGTGCAAGCC ATATGTGATCCagatttgaaaattttgaatattaaTGCCAGATATCCTGGGGCTCGGCATGATGCTTACGTTTGGTCTAATTCGGCTGCAAGAAGAGCGATGGAAAGGAACTTCACCTATGGTGAACGCAACACGTGGCTTATAG GTGATGATGGTTATGCCCTGGAGCCATGGCTTATGACCCCTTTAAAAAATGAAATACGTGGAACACCACGATTCCAGTACAACGAAGAATTGTGTGCTGCAAGATCTGTTGTTGAACGGCTCTTTGGGGTATTGAAGGGAGAGTTCCGGTGCCTTTCTCAGCAACGACAGCTAATGTATGACCCTGTCATGTCTGGGATGATAGCTAATGCCTGTGCTGTACTCCATAACATGAGAATTGCTCATCGTTTGGACAATGCTGTTGATGCTGTGAAAGAACAGGGTCGTATTCATAGAGTAAACGAAGAGCCTCTGCTTGGTGAAGAAGAAAACGCAAATCAAAGGCGTGCTGTAGCTCAAAGGATCCAGCAAAGCCTTATTAATAGACACTATGGAAGACATTAA